The Mytilus galloprovincialis chromosome 7, xbMytGall1.hap1.1, whole genome shotgun sequence genome has a window encoding:
- the LOC143084059 gene encoding uncharacterized protein LOC143084059: MAMNAVNDLVAVLGNGLPPVAPRVRTYVDNQMNRRLQRVGMPYGYVAPRLEAPRCSRRLLGLEPEPVLLPVASPELPRNDQPEHFEAVIVPRARLFSVMVPEAAIQIADDEDDMVEVEIAGEELSVLESTLEEVIELSLLCGTDTTVEEPADWFLEKTVSFLPTEEETVLFEEVVDEDATTNHAEETVWYGPEEVEVPATPVTPYVVKGNDVGVPLDWEVIPAPVVEVAPVPEAAGSKRFWLTTT, from the exons ATGGCAATGAACGCAGTAAACGACTTAGTAGCAGTTTTAGGAAACGGCCTACCTCCAGTTGCTCCACG TGTGAGGACCTACGTGGACAACCAGATGAACAGGCGTCTCCAACGAGTTGGTATGCCATACGGATATGTGGCTCCACGACTAGAGGCACCACGATGCTCTCGTCGTCTTTTAGGGTTGGAGCCAGAACCAGTACTTCTCCCAGTTGCGTCTCCTGAGCTGCCAAGAAATGATCAACCTGAACATTTCGAAGCAGTTATTGTACCTCGGGCACGATTATTCTCCGTCATGGTTCCTGAAGCAGCTATTCAAATAGCTGATGACGAGGATGATATGGTTGAGGTTGAGATAGCTGGCGAGGAGCTCTCGGTTCTGGAGTCAACTCTGGAGGAGGTCATCGAGCTGTCTCTGCTGTGTGGTACGGACACAACGGTGGAGGAACCAGCCGACTGGTTCCTGGAGAAGACAGTGTCTTTCCTGCCAACAGAGGAGGAGACTGTTTTGTTCGAGGAGGTAGTGGATGAGGATGCAACAACCAACCATGCTGAAGAGACTGTCTGGTATGGTCCTGAAGAGGTTGAGGTTCCAGCCACTCCAGTCACACCGTATGTTGTTAAAGGTAATGATGTAGGTGTTCCTTTGGACTGGGAGGTAATCCCTGCTCCAGTGGTTGAGGTTGCTCCTGTCCCTGAGGCAGCTGGGAG